From Deinococcus planocerae, a single genomic window includes:
- a CDS encoding sugar ABC transporter substrate-binding protein, with product MRTPTKLVTAALAAATVLGLAFAQGNQPVIGLITKTDTNPFFVKMKEGAQKEATRLGARLMTAAGKADNDNASQVTAIENMVAAGAKTILITPADSKAIIPAIKKAQAQGVQVIALDSPTDPASASDALFATNNFQAGVLIGRYAKAAMGNKPLKVATLDLFPGHPVGIARHNGFLAGLGVKDSSGKAITAQTPTNVIGGVVVCAQDSFGDQAKGQTAMENCLQKNPDINLVYTINEPAGYGAHQALKNAGKDKAVMIVSVDGGCNGVRGVQSGVFAATSQQYPLKMAALGVAAGVEFAKTGKKVRSGYTDTGVNLIAARAVSGVPSQSVQYGLANCWGQ from the coding sequence ATGCGTACCCCCACCAAGCTCGTGACCGCCGCCCTCGCCGCCGCCACCGTCCTTGGCCTCGCGTTCGCGCAGGGGAACCAGCCTGTGATCGGGCTGATCACGAAGACGGACACCAACCCCTTTTTCGTGAAGATGAAAGAGGGCGCCCAGAAGGAGGCCACCCGCCTCGGGGCGCGGCTGATGACGGCGGCGGGCAAGGCGGACAACGACAACGCCTCGCAGGTCACCGCCATCGAGAACATGGTCGCGGCGGGCGCGAAGACCATCCTGATCACCCCGGCGGACTCCAAGGCGATCATCCCCGCGATCAAAAAGGCGCAGGCCCAGGGCGTGCAGGTCATCGCGCTCGACTCGCCCACCGACCCGGCGAGTGCGTCCGACGCCCTGTTCGCCACGAACAACTTCCAGGCGGGGGTCCTGATCGGGCGCTACGCGAAGGCCGCGATGGGCAATAAGCCCCTCAAGGTCGCCACCCTCGACCTCTTCCCGGGGCATCCGGTGGGCATCGCCCGGCACAACGGCTTCCTGGCCGGGCTGGGCGTGAAGGACAGCTCCGGCAAGGCGATCACGGCCCAGACCCCCACCAATGTGATCGGCGGCGTGGTGGTGTGCGCGCAGGACTCCTTCGGCGACCAGGCCAAGGGGCAGACCGCGATGGAAAACTGCCTCCAGAAAAACCCCGACATCAACCTCGTGTACACGATCAACGAGCCCGCCGGGTACGGCGCGCACCAGGCGCTGAAGAACGCGGGCAAGGACAAGGCCGTGATGATCGTCTCGGTGGACGGCGGCTGCAACGGCGTGCGCGGGGTGCAAAGCGGCGTCTTCGCGGCGACCTCGCAGCAGTACCCGCTGAAGATGGCGGCCCTCGGCGTGGCGGCGGGCGTGGAGTTCGCCAAGACCGGCAAGAAGGTGAGGAGCGGCTACACCGACACGGGCGTGAACCTGATCGCCGCGAGGGCGGTGTCCGGCGTGCCCAGCCAGAGCGTGCAGTACGGCCTCGCCAACTGCTGGGGCCAGTAA
- a CDS encoding LacI family DNA-binding transcriptional regulator encodes MIGLEDVAKLAQVSAATASRALTKPELVAEATRERVQHAARTLGYQPNVLARSLRQRGSRTLGLVVTDILNPFHATLAKGVQDVAEAQGYTVLMFNSDEESARERRAFETLRGHLPRGLIVVPTPATHTNLDLLPGLPVIELDRASGRANAHTVLVDNEAGAERAVSHLAAHGHRRIGMIVGRRDISTAIERHEGYRRALADAGIPYRPELVLPGDHREAGGRAAAHALLALPAGERPTALFVGNNEMTVGAVLATRELGLRLPGDLSVVAFDDSRWAQTILPALTVVAQPEYELGALACRTLLARLAGEEVPTAVRLKTTFIERDSVAPPAGQPRPQPHPAGSP; translated from the coding sequence ATGATCGGTCTGGAAGACGTCGCCAAACTCGCGCAGGTGTCGGCGGCCACGGCGTCGCGGGCGCTCACGAAGCCGGAGCTGGTGGCCGAGGCGACGCGGGAGCGGGTGCAGCACGCGGCGCGGACGCTGGGGTACCAGCCCAACGTGCTCGCGCGCAGCCTGCGCCAGCGCGGGAGCCGCACGCTGGGGCTGGTGGTCACCGACATCCTCAACCCCTTTCACGCGACGCTTGCCAAGGGCGTGCAGGACGTGGCCGAGGCGCAGGGCTACACGGTCTTGATGTTCAACTCGGACGAGGAGTCCGCCCGGGAGCGCCGGGCCTTCGAGACGCTGCGCGGGCACCTGCCGCGCGGACTCATCGTGGTGCCCACGCCCGCCACCCACACCAACCTCGACCTGCTGCCGGGCCTCCCGGTGATCGAACTCGACCGGGCGAGCGGTCGCGCGAACGCGCACACGGTTCTGGTGGACAACGAGGCGGGGGCAGAGCGGGCGGTGTCGCACCTCGCCGCGCACGGGCACCGCCGCATCGGCATGATCGTGGGACGGCGCGACATCAGCACCGCCATCGAGCGGCACGAGGGCTACCGCCGGGCGCTGGCGGACGCGGGCATCCCCTACCGCCCCGAACTCGTGCTGCCGGGCGACCACCGCGAGGCGGGGGGCCGCGCCGCCGCCCACGCCCTGCTCGCCCTGCCCGCCGGGGAGCGCCCCACCGCCTTGTTTGTGGGCAACAACGAGATGACCGTAGGCGCCGTGCTCGCCACCCGCGAGCTGGGGCTGCGCCTGCCGGGCGACCTTTCCGTCGTGGCCTTCGACGACTCGCGCTGGGCCCAGACCATCCTCCCGGCCCTCACGGTGGTCGCGCAGCCCGAATACGAGCTCGGGGCGCTCGCCTGCCGCACGCTGCTCGCCCGGCTCGCGGGCGAGGAGGTCCCCACCGCCGTGCGGCTGAAGACCACCTTCATCGAGCGGGACTCGGTGGCTCCCCCCGCGGGGCAGCCCCGCCCGCAGCCCCACCCGGCGGGTTCGCCGTGA
- a CDS encoding YkoP family protein — translation MTAARRDRRPRLPLRAPLVRALVRAGAHGAWHGGHPGDPRLGLTVPVATPAELRGGLAVLDNAGVRATLLVPARLAALDPEGVRLAAGAGHEVAGQGDPAGLPGLDVAAGGAVTAWAPDALGLGQLRALAARGVRPLPLPSPAPEPGLTLRVSPNDLPAALARLGALGYRPVPVRELPEVRPATPRDLLIHVYRRLVDDRFARAHGVRPLTERADAVMRVALRPRPGPLPFPPGSLAAELHLHSPRLVGLNARSSLAAYRAYQRSLRDVARALRERPEFREARAVFAVTLFHGPLEKNGFTVMSLPPAQARVYGLGFRVMRLVYGTRVAPSETEPRLAWMEREAFLARHG, via the coding sequence ATGACCGCTGCGCGCCGCGACCGTCGCCCCCGTCTCCCCCTGCGCGCGCCGCTCGTGCGCGCCCTCGTGCGGGCGGGAGCCCACGGGGCCTGGCACGGCGGTCACCCCGGCGACCCCCGCCTGGGCCTGACCGTCCCCGTCGCCACGCCCGCCGAGCTGCGGGGGGGGCTCGCGGTTCTGGACAACGCCGGGGTGCGGGCGACCCTGCTCGTCCCGGCCCGGCTGGCGGCCCTCGACCCGGAAGGGGTGCGGCTCGCCGCGGGCGCCGGGCACGAGGTCGCCGGGCAGGGGGACCCCGCCGGGCTCCCCGGCCTCGACGTGGCGGCGGGGGGTGCCGTGACCGCCTGGGCCCCCGACGCCCTGGGCCTGGGTCAGCTCCGCGCCCTGGCCGCCCGGGGGGTTCGCCCGCTCCCCCTGCCCTCCCCGGCGCCGGAACCGGGCCTGACCCTGCGGGTGTCTCCCAACGACCTGCCCGCCGCGCTCGCCCGGCTGGGGGCGCTGGGCTACCGGCCCGTCCCCGTGCGGGAGCTGCCGGAGGTGCGGCCCGCCACGCCGCGCGACCTGCTCATCCACGTGTACCGCCGCCTCGTGGACGACCGCTTCGCCCGCGCGCACGGGGTGCGGCCCCTCACCGAGCGGGCCGACGCGGTGATGCGGGTGGCCCTGCGGCCCAGGCCGGGCCCGCTGCCCTTCCCGCCGGGCAGCCTCGCCGCCGAGCTGCACCTGCACAGCCCGCGCCTGGTCGGCCTCAACGCGCGGAGTTCGCTGGCGGCCTACCGCGCCTACCAGCGTTCGCTGCGGGACGTGGCCCGGGCGCTGCGCGAACGGCCCGAGTTCCGTGAGGCCCGCGCCGTCTTCGCCGTCACCCTCTTCCACGGGCCGCTGGAGAAAAACGGCTTCACGGTGATGAGCCTGCCGCCCGCCCAGGCCCGGGTGTACGGGCTGGGCTTCCGGGTGATGCGCCTCGTGTACGGCACGCGGGTCGCGCCCTCGGAGACCGAGCCCCGGCTGGCCTGGATGGAGCGGGAGGCCTTCCTGGCCCGGCACGGCTGA
- a CDS encoding ABC-F family ATP-binding cassette domain-containing protein, translated as MPILLTAADLSLSFGERAVLSGVAVGVASGERVALLGRNGAGKTTLLRVLLGELTPEEGTVWRSPGLRVGVLGQHHAHPPGLTVRALLDAAHPYRELEAELLALEANLGDPGTLAAWTALHARLEDAGAYTWPARAARTLGVLDLTRFLGREAATLSGGERTRLALALALAREPDLLILDEPTNHLDVRMREWLEDHLRAFGGGVLLTSHDRDFLDAVATRSLWLEGGEGIEYPGGYSRARAQRDLERRTQARAAHLSGREAARLSGSAEREGEWGRRSRALKSRVDRLPVTEAPLPERQIRMRLLAGTARARLVAWGEHLSKSYGGRAVLQGVAFKLRQGDRVALMGANGTGKTTLMRLLAGETHPDPPAPGGPEPVLRVANGVGVASLDQTWHGLTPGEGLRAQFERRFGERAKALLGRAGFVAADWPKTPETLSGGERARAGLALVSALRADLLLLDEPTNHLDVEALQALEEAVHAYGGAVVIVTHDRRFAREVATRLWVIEDAGLREVTGWGSREYTDPARTLTGDPPPPPPPPTPRERLAVTEAQLADVRRGLDAPPGTLTGREEARLRARAHQLQTHLYDLYGQAFAAPQFDAEVREPPLTVRAQRLGEVGGMFWAARDEACPHLAWDGHTLRFSEPPPAWYGAALLGGALRILFERWNVGRARLGEGGPVLTRREYFERTGVAPGGGREEQPLGQPR; from the coding sequence GTGCCGATCCTGCTCACCGCCGCCGACCTCAGCCTGTCCTTCGGGGAGCGGGCGGTGCTGTCGGGCGTGGCTGTGGGGGTGGCGAGCGGGGAGCGGGTGGCCCTGCTGGGGCGCAACGGGGCGGGCAAGACCACCCTGCTGCGCGTGCTGCTGGGCGAGCTGACTCCCGAGGAGGGCACGGTGTGGCGTTCTCCGGGCCTGCGGGTGGGGGTGCTGGGGCAGCACCACGCCCACCCGCCCGGCCTGACGGTGCGCGCCCTGCTGGACGCCGCGCACCCCTACCGGGAACTGGAGGCCGAGCTGCTGGCGTTGGAGGCGAACCTGGGCGACCCGGGGACGCTCGCGGCCTGGACGGCCCTGCACGCCCGGCTGGAGGACGCCGGGGCCTACACCTGGCCCGCCCGCGCCGCGCGGACGCTGGGGGTGCTCGACCTCACCCGCTTTCTGGGCCGGGAGGCGGCCACCCTCTCGGGCGGGGAGCGCACCCGCCTCGCCCTGGCGCTGGCGCTGGCCCGCGAGCCTGACCTCCTGATCCTCGACGAGCCGACGAACCACCTCGACGTGCGGATGCGCGAGTGGCTCGAAGACCACCTGCGGGCCTTCGGGGGCGGCGTGCTGCTGACCAGCCACGACCGCGATTTCCTCGACGCGGTGGCGACCCGCAGCCTGTGGCTGGAGGGCGGCGAGGGGATCGAGTACCCGGGAGGCTACTCCCGCGCCCGTGCCCAGCGCGACCTGGAACGCCGCACCCAGGCGCGGGCCGCCCACCTGAGTGGACGCGAGGCCGCCCGCCTGTCGGGCAGCGCCGAGCGTGAGGGCGAGTGGGGAAGACGGTCGCGGGCCCTCAAGTCCCGGGTGGACCGCCTCCCCGTGACGGAGGCGCCCCTGCCCGAGCGGCAGATCCGGATGCGGCTCCTCGCGGGGACGGCGCGGGCGCGGCTCGTGGCCTGGGGCGAGCACCTCTCCAAGAGCTACGGGGGCCGGGCGGTGCTGCAAGGCGTGGCCTTCAAGCTGAGGCAGGGCGACCGGGTGGCCCTGATGGGCGCGAACGGCACGGGCAAGACGACCCTGATGCGGCTGCTCGCGGGCGAGACCCACCCCGACCCGCCTGCGCCCGGCGGGCCCGAACCCGTGCTCCGGGTGGCGAATGGGGTCGGTGTCGCCAGCCTCGACCAGACGTGGCACGGCCTGACACCGGGGGAGGGGCTGCGGGCGCAGTTCGAGCGGAGGTTCGGCGAGCGGGCGAAGGCGCTGCTGGGCCGGGCGGGCTTCGTCGCCGCCGACTGGCCCAAGACCCCCGAAACGCTCAGCGGCGGCGAGCGGGCGCGGGCGGGGCTGGCCCTCGTGAGCGCCCTGCGCGCCGACCTGCTGCTGCTCGACGAGCCCACCAACCACCTCGACGTGGAGGCCTTGCAGGCGCTGGAGGAGGCCGTCCACGCCTACGGGGGCGCCGTCGTGATCGTCACCCACGACCGCCGCTTCGCCCGCGAGGTGGCGACCCGGCTGTGGGTGATCGAGGACGCGGGGCTGAGGGAAGTCACCGGGTGGGGCAGCCGCGAGTACACCGACCCCGCGCGCACGCTGACGGGCGATCCTCCGCCGCCCCCGCCTCCGCCGACCCCCCGCGAGCGTCTGGCGGTCACCGAGGCCCAGCTCGCGGACGTGCGCCGGGGGCTCGACGCGCCCCCCGGCACCCTGACCGGGCGGGAGGAGGCGCGGCTGCGCGCCCGTGCCCACCAGCTCCAGACCCACCTCTACGACCTCTACGGTCAGGCCTTCGCCGCCCCGCAGTTCGACGCCGAGGTGCGCGAGCCGCCGCTGACCGTCCGCGCCCAGCGCCTCGGGGAGGTCGGGGGCATGTTCTGGGCCGCCCGCGACGAGGCTTGCCCGCACCTCGCCTGGGACGGCCACACCCTGCGCTTCAGCGAGCCGCCCCCCGCGTGGTACGGCGCGGCCCTCCTCGGCGGGGCGCTGCGCATCCTCTTCGAGCGCTGGAACGTGGGCCGGGCGCGGCTGGGGGAGGGAGGGCCGGTGCTGACGCGGCGGGAGTACTTCGAGCGGACCGGGGTGGCGCCGGGGGGCGGTCGGGAGGAGCAACCCCTCGGTCAGCCCCGCTGA